The Melanotaenia boesemani isolate fMelBoe1 chromosome 12, fMelBoe1.pri, whole genome shotgun sequence genome contains the following window.
TCTGACAGGCGCGTCTCTTGAGGCGGGACTGAACCAAACCGTGGCCGTCAGCTGGGAGAGACGGGCAGGGGGTCTTAACGGGGCCGGGGCCTCTCAGAGAGGCTGTCGGCTCTTCTTTCTTCATCAGAAAGCCAAGAAAACAGAATATCTCCAAACAGCCAAATCGATTTACACCCTAAAGATGGTCTGCAAAAAGAGATCATTGTCTTTAAGCCTCTTTAGGAATTATAACGAAATGATGGCATATTTATTAATGGCACGCTTCATATACgggaaagatttttttaaaggctaCATTTGTAGCTTCTTACTTGCTTTGATATTCGTAATAATAGATATTGTAGGCTACTGGCGAAACGACTCTTAAAGAGCGCGTGCACGTCCATTCTGgttaaatttattgttttctttagcTGTTCAAGACTATCACAACAATTAAACGACAGGGTTGGAAATTTATAGATAGGAAACTGGATGACaccaatttattttaataagaaaTTCTCTTCTTCGTTTCAAATTTCCACGGAAAAACGTTTAATAACGATAATAAGCTGAGCATGAAACTCGGCTTAATAcaaccatgaaggaaaacccTGGGTTTAGGATAAGGGTGCTGAAAGGGCCAGAAAGGAGCTGTAAACTGCTGCGTTTCAGTGTTTTAGatataaagagaaaattaaacaaacactgAAGCAGGAAAATGAATCTAATGACATATGAATGGCAACGCTGGAGGAATCAGGGAAgccacttttctttctttctttctttttttgtctttttttctttttttcttctttaaaaaaacagaaatagctTCTGCAAGGTCAAAGAGcgattttttacatttaacatttaatggaAAAGAATGAAGGAAATCGCTAGAACATGCCATAAGAAACTATTTTTAGATATGAATCATTCAGAGTATATCGAAACTTAAATGAGACGTAATAGTTCTCGCAAATTAGACTGAGCTAcctattttaaaacatgtattaTAATCGTGGATGCCAATAACCATCGCTCTCAGGCTTCACCTGTTTGCAGGAAATTGAGTTTAAATCAGACCCTTTCTGTTTCAGGACCTCACGCCGCCTGTGTTTACTGCAACAAGCATATTCCCTTTAAATGATCATGCTAGAGGACTCTTCAAATCAAAACCACGTGCTCGCCAACATGCAGCTTTGCAGAATTAGAGTTCATCCCCGATCTGCCCTCCATCCAACCTCGAAGAAAGCTGGCGTTTTTGATGAACCCCAGAGTAATTACAGCGTGCGTCTCTATGGTTTGCCTCACAGTCACTCATATCATTTGCTAATTAAAAGTGCATTAATGTGGATACTGGACCCAAATTATGTGTGACGAGTTGTGGTGATGCTGTTGGAACTTTATGCATCTTGTAGGTCTTTTTGAGACCTGACTTAAATGCGTATTCTGTGGACACCAAAATAAcccaaaggaaaaacattttaaaaagaatctcCTTCCATGTTGGACCAACAAAGGGCTTTCATGTGTTTATGACAGTGCTGTTTGTTGTCAGCTCAGTCTGAATAGGTGAAACAGGCCCTTTCAAGGGGCCTGCTGCGTCTTGATGCGCGGCACGAGCCTTCCACTGCTGGAGTGGTCTGTCAAAATTAGCAGGATTACTTGGGAGGAAGTTTATAATTGAACACGTGTTTCTCCGCTTTTTGTCATTTAGAAATCCACTTATCCTTTCTGTTTTTCGTTGTTAAAACAATGAACGATCCACGAGGAGGGGTGAGGAGTTCTTAAGAGCCCCCTTTCAGCCTTTACAAATGGCCTGAGCGACCCGCTGAGAAACATGGAGGCCCTGAGATATTTAATGATGTTCCGTGAAGCTGACATTCTCACAGATAGACGGGTAAAGCTCTGTTGCCTGTCTTTGTCCATCTACATTTTCACCCTTCTATTAGGCGAATAAATGAGCTATAATAGTTAGTAATTATAAATATGGAGGATATAAGCGTACTTTTTGACTTGGAACATGATGGCAACACTGATTTTACATTTTGGGGACAGATGGACCAGAACTTCCAGTTTCAGACCCAGCTGGACTCTTTCCTGATGGACTGTAATGAGGCCAGTGATCAGCTCTCTCCCTGGTCCTCTTTCGGCTGTCAGCTCTCGGACCCGCAGCTGACCCTCACCGAACTCGATGTGCTTTCACCGGCTGTGGGGATCTGCGCTGAGGGTGACAGCTCCTCAGCTGACGAGACTCAGGAGGTGACCAAGCGCAGGATGCGGAGGTTAGTGCCGCATCAGCCCTACAAGGTGCAGCGGCATGCCGCCAACATCcgggagaggaagaggatgcTGAGCATCAATTCTGCCTTTGAGGAGCTCCGCTGTCATGTTCCAACGTTTCCCTACGAGAAGCGGCTGTCGAAGATTGACACTCTGAGACTGGCTATAGCGTATATCGCCCTGCTGAGAGAAATCCTGTCATCAGGCTGCGACCCTAAATCCTATGTGGATGAGTGCATGAAGAACGGCTACAAAAATCACACCAACGCCATTTGGAACACGAGCGGTGAGTTCATCAGTACATCACCAGCTTTTCCCCCATTCATTTGGTTTTATCTTGTATTCTGCGAAACGTTGTAAACCAGATTTTTTTCCGTCTTATTTTactattaaatacaaaaataggCTACACAAAAACCTTACATTTCTGAACTCGtgtaattaaagaaagaaaagtctaAAACCTCTAAAACTTTAGTCTCGTCTTTGCAAACATTCAGAGGTTAAATAACTTTTAAGCCATGAACTTTCTATCAAACTAGAAATTCATAATACGTGtcccacatttttcttttttcttaattatgaAAAACGTGACAGTTAATTATCTGCAGGTTCAACCACGCATGCGTGCAGAcacataaaattttgatttcttaTGAAGAGAATATCAGCTCAAGGCTTTTGGAATGATTTGTGAGAGGTAAAACTAAATTATCATTTTAGTATATCTTTAgtatattttgacttttttttttaatctgacaaACTGACCTCGAATATCAAATGCATGTCTGTcaaaataagatataaaaatatttctgttgtcAGTCCTTTTTGGAACAACGTATCTTTTaaagcttcagaaaaaaaaaaatagaatggTCTTTGCTTTGTAAAAGTGGCCAtaagatagaaaaaaacaaaacc
Protein-coding sequences here:
- the LOC121650738 gene encoding fer3-like protein, whose product is MEDISVLFDLEHDGNTDFTFWGQMDQNFQFQTQLDSFLMDCNEASDQLSPWSSFGCQLSDPQLTLTELDVLSPAVGICAEGDSSSADETQEVTKRRMRRLVPHQPYKVQRHAANIRERKRMLSINSAFEELRCHVPTFPYEKRLSKIDTLRLAIAYIALLREILSSGCDPKSYVDECMKNGYKNHTNAIWNTSDLTARLSWIKWD